Part of the Dehalococcoidia bacterium genome, GTCCACGGCGGCGGTGTCGTGCTCGTCCAGCAGCTGCGCCACCCAGTCCCGGCCCAGCTTGCGCCGCAGGTAAAAGAGCGCGCCCACCTGCACCTCGCTCAGGCCGAGGATGCCGGCCAGCATCTCCACGTCCTCCGGCTCGATCTGGTCGAGGCCGATTTGCAGCACGCCGTCCACGGTGCCGCCGCGCGCGCGCGAGGTCTGCGGGTCGAGCGTGATGACGTGCACGCGCCCGTCGCCGAACAACTGGCGCAGCCCCTTGTACTCGCGCCCGTGCTCGTCGCGCACCGCCCAGCCGTAATCGTTGTGCATGTCGAAGATCAGGTTGACGGCGACGTTGGCTCGGACGATGCCGGCCAGGATGGTGCGGGTGATGAAGCTCTTGCCCGTGCCGCTCTTGCCGAACACGCCGGACGAGCGCTCGACGAAGCGTTTGAGGTCGAGATTGACCTTGATGTTCTCCATATCGAGCGGCTCACCGATGTGCCAGTGCGTCTCGTCCTCGCCGCCGAAGATGCGGGCCACGTCCTCGGGCGTGGCTTCGT contains:
- a CDS encoding ATP-binding protein, whose protein sequence is EATPEDVARIFGGEDETHWHIGEPLDMENIKVNLDLKRFVERSSGVFGKSGTGKSFITRTILAGIVRANVAVNLIFDMHNDYGWAVRDEHGREYKGLRQLFGDGRVHVITLDPQTSRARGGTVDGVLQIGLDQIEPEDVEMLAGILGLSEVQVGALFYLRRKLGRDWVAQLLDEHDTAAVD